From the genome of Aquila chrysaetos chrysaetos chromosome 8, bAquChr1.4, whole genome shotgun sequence:
CACCCAGCACTGTGCCCAGCTCTGTTCTCACAGTGGAACTGCTACATGTAAAGGCCAGCTCGCCAACCGGGTCTGGACACCTCCAACAGCTGCAGCATGTATCCCATTGCCTGCCTAGCTCAGGCAGTAGTGTGAGACTCTTAATCTCAGAGTTGTAGGTTCAAGCTCCACACCGGGCACCAGAAAAGACTATTGGTGATTTAATCCCACCCTGGCAACTAaggggagagaatgggaagggTGAATactgagaaaactcatgggttgggataaaagcagtttcataactgaaataaaattctattaataataaattgtgatgaaaaggaaaataacaaagagagagaaataaaatccaagacAAGTgatgaaaatcaaaacaattgctcaccactaACTtacccagccagtccctgagcagcagccagccttccccctagttttattgctgagcatgacatatggtctggaatatctctttggtcagttggggtcagctgtcccagctgtgtctcctcccaacttcttgtgcacccaTTTTTGACAGGACGGTGCATCTGTTAACGCCTCTCCCCAAGACATTTAGTCTGATATAAAGAAATCAATCATTTCAGTCCCAACTTGTATGAGGCTTGTTTTTATGAATGAGTTCGCAGAGTCTTCATTCATTTATCCAAAGCAAGGTATGTTCCAGTGAGACTTGCATAAGGTTTCCTAAAAACTGAAGCTAATGAAGTTTTCCCAGCAGCAACAAAGTTTAAGAGTGTGCTGGCCAGGTCTGCACAGGTCTTAGGAGCCTTCCAGAATCAGGCAAACAGTTTAAGCGTAAGAGGTTAAGTGTTGCAAACACTTACCTCTTAGGTGTGGTGagatttattatattttcatataagTTAGTGTCCTACATACGCTTCAAAACTGATGGAATAAAAGATACCCTTTGGAATGCAAATCAGCTGACAGTTTTTAGATGGCTGCCTTAGGAAAGGGGAATCCAGACATGGAAATGCTTAATTTCACTCTCCTGACAGGGTGATAGTGCTGTCATCCTTTTCCATGCTATGATTGTCCTAAATTAAATCTGATGGATTTCATGCTGGGAAAGAAGTGATGTGATTTGATGCCTGcattgggtctggctgagatggagttcattttccccatagcagccctcatagtgctgtgctctgtattggtagctagaaaggtgttgataacacaccagtgtttcggctcctgctgagcagtgcttgcacagcatcaaggctgtctctccaacatttcccccTGCTCACCaacaggctgggggtgggcaacATCTTGGGAGGGTACATcgccaggacagctgacccaaactgaccaaagggatattccagaccatatgatgtctgctcagcaataaaagctaagtaaagggagcaggaggtgggggcatttgttatttacttttgtcttctggagcaacagctatgtgtactgaagccctgcttcccaggaagtggccagatattgcctgctgatggaagtagagaataaaatcttttgttttccttcactttcacacgcgacctttgcttttgctttgttaaactgtccttatttcgacccacgagcctttctttgtattttctctcccccatccagttgaggaggggaagtgacAGAGAggttttggtgggcacctggcatccaaccagggtcaacccaccacaatgcCTGACTCCTACTTTGGACATATAGGTTGATAAGATGAATGATGGCTGCTGTGTTCGCCCTCCCCCCCATTTAGTACATTAAAATGTGATATCTCTCTGTGTCTTTTGATGTGCTACGTCACTGTTCTTGTAAGGAACTCTTACAATCTGTTGAAATGCTGAGTTAAGGTGTCTCTTTTAATAGTTGTAAACATTGTTATTGTGTTTGTGTGAGACCCATAGCtgaatgatatttttaaaaatctaattccTTAACAAACAAACTTTCCCCATAGCCAGAACATATAAAATGGTTTTCTCAGAAGGGACAGAGAGCAGGTTGACAGAGGTGATACTTACGCTCTAGTCCGTGATTGTGAGGCCACATCTAGCATAATGTGTTCAGTTCTGGGCACCGTGGCACACAAAACACATGGAAATACTGGAAcaagtccagagaagggccactaagatgacTAAGCAATTGGAGTATCTTCCTTATGAGGAAAGACTAGAGACCTGGGATCGTTTGACCTGGAGGAGAAAGGGCTCAGGGAGGATTCTTATCGgtatatataaatacctgatgagagtagtaaagaagatggagccagatgtttctcagtggtgcccagcaagaggacaagaggcaatgggaaCAAATTGAAATAGAGGACATTCCTTTAAACAtaagaagaatctttttttaCTCTGAGGGCTGTTGAACACTGGAATGGGTTTTtgagggaggttgtggagtctccatctgtggagatattcaaaacctgactggacatgaCTCAGGGCAAGCTGCTGTAGTAGAGCTTTATCCAAGCAGGGATGTTGGACTACGTGATCTCCAGATgtctcttccaacctcagcccttctgtgattctgagaCTAATCAGACACTGGAGTAAGGAACCTAGCTAAAAGTGGTGGGATTTACATTTTTAGAGGTATGCAAATTCACCCAAACAAGTTCCTGATCTAactgggtgtcctggtttcggctgggatggagttaactgtcttcctagtagctggtacggtgctatagagaggcctgggggggggggggggggagtgagtgagcggctgcttagttgctggctggggttaaaccacgacactgggcttgctttgagcaggacaTTGGCCTATAGACCTCTTAGGGTACCATCCAGTCTgtattattctatgattctattctagATTCTATGATATAGGTGTAGGTTATCCTAAAGACTTCTCAGAATTAGTAGTAGTAGAATTACTACTATATAGAGTATTTTTAGTGGAAACGGAGAGAAAAAATTGCCAGCTTGGGGACCTTAGATCTGGATAGGGTTCTGAGACTAATTAAGGCTCATATGGGGCTAGGGAGCAGAGAAACTGGGAGCAGGTTCTGAGACCCACAGCTGTCCTCAATTTCATTTTCCCCTGTTGTTAGGATCTGTCCCCCTGACCACTTGTTTTCCTCATGGGAAGTGGTGCGCATTTCTTCGAACTCTCACCTCTCTTTCTTCAGGACCACACAAATCTCCCAAATTTTAGAGATTAACATTAGTAAATTTATTATGACCTGTAGAAATCACTTCTGCAGAGTAGAAAGGGagttaaataaataaggaaaaccCTAGGACAAGATGTGTCTCCAGTATATTGTTTTCCTAAAAGCAATTTTGAATTCCTGGTTCCTTAAGCAATAGATGGCTGGGTTGACGAGGGGTGTCAGGACAGTGTATACCACAGAAACCAGTTTGTAGGAGCTGAAGGAATCAATAGGCTGGGGCCTGGCATAGATAAACAGGGAGGCTGTATAGAACACCGTGACCACTAAAAGGTGAGAGGCACAGGTAGAGAAGGCTTTGTGACGCCCCTGGGCTGAGGGGATGCCCAAGACAGCAGAGATAATGCACACATAGGAGGCTATAATCACGATGAGTGGTACCAGAAGGATGAGCAGGGCCAGTAAGAAATCCATAAGCTCAGCTACTGACATGTTGGTGCAGGCTAGCTTCAGCAAGGGGGAGACATCACAGAAGAAGTGGTTGATGATGTTGGGCCCACAGTAGGTCTgacatgaaatgaaataaactttcCCTGTGGAAATCAGGAAGCCACTCATCCAGGAGCCAATGGCCAGACGGGCGCAAAGAGTGTGATCCATGATGATTGGATAATGCAATGGGTTGCAGATGGCCATGTAGCGATCATAGGCCATGACAGCCAGGAGACTGCACTCACTGCAGGCCAATGCCAGGAAGAAGAATAGCTGGGCCATGCAGCCTGTGAAGGAGATGCCTTGTCTCTTTGTCACCAAGCTTACAAGCACT
Proteins encoded in this window:
- the LOC115344804 gene encoding olfactory receptor 6B1-like, giving the protein MILSMPSDNVTHVVEFILVGFPGKQEIKLLLFFMFFLAYVLTVTENAMIVVLVWTNAQLHKPMYVFLGNLSFLETWYVSVTVPKVLVSLVTKRQGISFTGCMAQLFFFLALACSECSLLAVMAYDRYMAICNPLHYPIIMDHTLCARLAIGSWMSGFLISTGKVYFISCQTYCGPNIINHFFCDVSPLLKLACTNMSVAELMDFLLALLILLVPLIVIIASYVCIISAVLGIPSAQGRHKAFSTCASHLLVVTVFYTASLFIYARPQPIDSFSSYKLVSVVYTVLTPLVNPAIYCLRNQEFKIAFRKTIYWRHILS